Proteins co-encoded in one Streptomyces roseochromogenus subsp. oscitans DS 12.976 genomic window:
- a CDS encoding DNA-3-methyladenine glycosylase I, which translates to MSEGAPVAGPDGALRCPWALSAEDYVSYHDEEWGRPVHGDDALFERISLEAFQSGLSWITILRRRPGFRSAFAGFRIEKIAAFTDEDRERLLADPGIIRNRAKIDATLANARVLADWAEGELDELIWSHAPDPAARPVPKTLADIPAVTPQSTALSKTLKKRGLRFVGPTTAYALMQACGLVNDHLEACVARTAGS; encoded by the coding sequence ATGAGCGAGGGAGCCCCCGTCGCCGGGCCCGACGGCGCCCTGCGCTGCCCCTGGGCCCTGTCGGCCGAGGACTATGTGTCCTACCACGACGAGGAGTGGGGCCGCCCGGTCCACGGCGACGACGCCCTCTTCGAGCGCATCAGCCTGGAGGCCTTCCAGTCCGGCCTGTCCTGGATCACGATCCTGCGTCGCCGCCCGGGTTTCCGGTCGGCCTTCGCCGGCTTCCGCATCGAGAAGATCGCCGCGTTCACCGACGAGGACCGCGAGCGCCTGCTGGCGGACCCGGGCATCATCCGCAACCGCGCCAAGATCGACGCCACGCTCGCCAACGCGCGCGTGCTCGCCGACTGGGCCGAGGGCGAGCTGGACGAGCTGATCTGGTCCCACGCACCCGACCCCGCCGCCCGTCCGGTCCCGAAGACCCTCGCCGACATCCCGGCCGTGACCCCGCAGTCCACGGCCCTGTCCAAGACCCTGAAGAAACGGGGCCTCAGATTCGTCGGCCCGACGACCGCGTACGCGCTGATGCAGGCGTGCGGCCTGGTCAACGACCACCTGGAGGCGTGCGTGGCGAGAACCGCCGGTTCCTGA
- a CDS encoding DivIVA domain-containing protein, with translation MVMFLFLVVALAVVVAAVTLAVVGGGGSAPLPEVAPERLQDPLPPDRPVNREDVESLRFPVAPRGYRMADVDDALGRLGAELAERDARIADLESALAGARAAAAHVHMAKPDHPDHPEGRR, from the coding sequence ATGGTGATGTTCTTGTTCCTGGTCGTCGCGCTGGCCGTCGTGGTCGCCGCGGTGACCCTCGCCGTGGTGGGCGGCGGCGGCAGCGCCCCGCTGCCCGAGGTGGCGCCGGAGCGGCTGCAGGACCCGCTGCCCCCGGACCGCCCGGTGAACCGGGAGGACGTGGAGAGCCTGCGCTTCCCGGTCGCCCCGCGCGGCTACCGCATGGCGGACGTCGACGACGCCCTCGGCCGGCTCGGCGCCGAACTGGCCGAGCGGGACGCCCGGATCGCGGACCTGGAGTCGGCGCTGGCCGGAGCCAGAGCCGCGGCGGCACACGTCCACATGGCGAAGCCCGATCACCCCGATCACCCCGAGGGCCGGCGATGA
- the folP gene encoding dihydropteroate synthase, giving the protein MLRLRGREFGPQEPVIMAIVNRTPDSFYDQGATFLDQPALARVEQAVAEGAAIIDIGGVKAGPGDEVTAEEEARRTVGFVAEVRQRFPDVIISVDTWRAEVGAAVCEAGADLLNDAWGGVDPGLAEVAARYGAGLVCTHAGGARPRTRPHRVTYDDVMADILDVTLGLAERAVSLGVPRHSVLIDPGHDFGKSTRHSLEATRRLGEMVATGWPVLVSLSNKDFVGETLDRPVKERLIGTLAATAVSAWLGARVYRVHEVTETKQVLDMVASIAGHCPPAVGRRGLA; this is encoded by the coding sequence ATGCTCAGGCTGCGCGGACGGGAATTCGGACCCCAGGAGCCGGTGATCATGGCGATCGTGAACCGGACTCCGGACTCCTTCTACGACCAGGGCGCCACGTTCCTCGACCAGCCGGCCCTTGCGCGGGTGGAGCAGGCGGTGGCCGAGGGCGCCGCGATCATCGACATCGGCGGGGTGAAGGCAGGGCCGGGCGACGAGGTCACGGCCGAGGAGGAGGCGCGGCGGACGGTCGGCTTCGTGGCGGAGGTACGGCAGCGCTTCCCGGACGTGATCATCAGCGTGGACACCTGGCGGGCCGAGGTCGGCGCGGCGGTGTGCGAGGCGGGGGCGGATCTGCTGAACGACGCGTGGGGCGGCGTCGACCCGGGACTCGCGGAGGTCGCGGCGCGGTACGGGGCGGGGCTGGTGTGCACGCACGCGGGGGGTGCGCGGCCGCGGACGCGTCCGCACCGGGTGACGTACGACGACGTCATGGCCGACATTCTCGATGTGACCCTGGGGCTGGCCGAGCGGGCGGTGTCGCTCGGGGTGCCGCGGCACTCGGTGCTGATCGATCCCGGGCACGACTTCGGGAAGAGCACGCGGCACAGTCTGGAGGCGACGCGGCGGCTGGGCGAGATGGTCGCCACGGGGTGGCCGGTGCTGGTGTCGCTGTCCAACAAGGACTTCGTGGGCGAGACCTTGGACCGGCCGGTGAAGGAACGTTTGATCGGTACGTTGGCGGCGACCGCGGTGTCGGCGTGGCTCGGGGCGCGGGTGTACCGCGTGCACGAGGTCACCGAGACGAAGCAGGTCCTGGACATGGTGGCGTCGATCGCCGGCCACTGTCCGCCGGCGGTCGGGCGTCGGGGGCTGGCATAG
- a CDS encoding type II toxin-antitoxin system RelE family toxin, with translation MTWEVQWEPMALDEATGFLKDDPHGVDTLLQATDRLAEDPRPEGSRAWGTRHRRLHRGPWRILYRVDSEARTLHIEHIGRTLD, from the coding sequence GTGACCTGGGAGGTCCAGTGGGAGCCGATGGCGCTCGACGAAGCCACCGGTTTCCTCAAGGACGACCCCCACGGAGTGGACACTCTCCTGCAGGCGACCGACCGACTCGCCGAGGACCCCAGGCCCGAAGGCTCCCGGGCCTGGGGTACCCGCCACCGTCGTCTCCACCGCGGCCCTTGGCGCATCCTGTATCGCGTTGACTCGGAGGCCCGGACCCTTCATATCGAACACATCGGGCGCACTCTCGACTGA
- a CDS encoding type II toxin-antitoxin system Phd/YefM family antitoxin has translation MSATYPIAEARGRLGELARRAAQHEHITLTDRGIPTAVLVSPAELEDLEDALALARLERDRALGRTETPVPHGEARRILLEAAGRSAE, from the coding sequence ATGTCTGCTACGTATCCCATCGCCGAGGCGAGGGGCAGGCTCGGCGAGCTCGCCCGCCGGGCTGCCCAGCACGAGCACATCACCCTGACCGACCGGGGTATCCCGACCGCTGTTCTCGTCTCTCCGGCGGAACTCGAGGACCTTGAGGATGCTCTGGCGCTGGCCCGCCTTGAGCGTGACCGCGCTCTCGGGCGTACCGAGACCCCCGTACCCCATGGCGAGGCGCGGCGGATACTCCTCGAAGCCGCGGGGAGGAGCGCGGAGTGA